The Odocoileus virginianus isolate 20LAN1187 ecotype Illinois chromosome 12, Ovbor_1.2, whole genome shotgun sequence genome has a segment encoding these proteins:
- the XBP1 gene encoding LOW QUALITY PROTEIN: X-box-binding protein 1 (The sequence of the model RefSeq protein was modified relative to this genomic sequence to represent the inferred CDS: deleted 2 bases in 1 codon), whose amino-acid sequence MVVVAPAQSPAAGAPKVLLLSGQPAAAAGAPAGRALPVMVPGQQGASPEGASGGAPQARKRQRLTHLSPEEKALRRKLKNRVAAQTARDRKKARMSELEQQVVDLEEENQKLLLENQLLREKTHGLVVENQELRQRLGMDALVTEEEAETKGNGAGPVAGSAESAALRLRASAAGAGPVVTRPEHLPMDSDGVYSSDSESDILLGILFNLDPVMFLRCPSPESASLEQLPEVDPEGPSSLPASPSPSLGTSSAKLEAINELIRFDHVYTKPLVLEMPSETESQADVVVKIEEAPFSPSEKDHPEFTVSVKEELVEDDFIPELGISDLLSTSNCLKPSSCLLDAYSDCSYEGSPSPLSDMSSLLDADHSWEDPFASELFPQLISV is encoded by the exons ATGGTGGTGGTTGCACCCGCGCAGAGCCCGGCCGCCGGGGCTCCTAAAGTACTGCTTCTGTCCGGCCAGCCCGCTGCTGCCGCCGGAGCCCCGGCTGGCCGGGCTCTGCCGGTCATGGTGCCGGGCCAGCAAGGCGCCAGCCCGGAGGGGGCGAGCGGGGGGGCTCCCCAGGCGCGCAAGCGACAGCGCCTCACGCACCTGAGCCCCGAAGAGAAGGCGCTGCGGAG gaaactgaaaaacagagTAGCAGCTCAGACTGCCAGAGACCGAAAGAAAGCTCGAATGAGTGAGCTGGAGCAACAAGTGGTAGATTTGGAAGAAGAG AACCAAAAACTTTTGTTAGAAAATCAGCTTTTACGAGAGAAAACTCATGGCCTTGTAGTTGAGAATCAGGAGTTAAGACAGCGGTTGGGGATGGATGCCCTAGTGactgaagaggaagcagagaccaaG GGGAATGGAGCGGGGCCGGTGGCCGGGTCTGCTGAGTCCGCAGCACTCAGACTACGTGCA TCTGCAGCAGGTGCAGGCCCAGTTGTCACCCGTCCAGAACATCTCCCCATGGACTCTGATGGTGTTTACTCTTCAGACTCTGAG tctGATATCCTGTTGGGCATTCTGTTCAACTTGGATCCAGTCATGTTCCTCAGATGTCCTTCCCCAGAGTCTGCCAGCCTGGAGCAGCTCCCAGAAGTGGACCCAGAAGGACCCAGTTCCTTACCAGCCtccccttctccatccctgggGACGTCATCAGCCAAGCTGGAAGCCATTAATGAACTGATTCGTTTTGACCATGTATATACAAAGCCCCTAGTCTTAGAGATGCCCTCTGAGACAGAGAGCCAAGCCGATGTGGTAGTGAAAATTGAGGAAGCACCTTTCAGCCCCTCAGAGAAAGATCACCCTGAATTCACTGTCTCAGTGAAGGAAGAACTTGTAGAAGATGACTTCATTCCAGAGCTGGGTATCTCAGATCTGCTTTCAACCAGCAACTGCCTGAAGCCATCTTCCTGCCTGCTGGATGCTTACAGTGACTGTAGCTATGAGGGTTCCCCTTCTCCCTTGAGCGACATGTCCTCCCTGCTTGATGCAGACCATTCTTGGGAGGACCCTTTTGCCAGTGAACTCTTTCCCCAGCTGATTAGTGTCTGA